Below is a genomic region from Castanea sativa cultivar Marrone di Chiusa Pesio chromosome 2, ASM4071231v1.
aaaactaaaaaaaaaggtgagtgCTTTGTACAAAGTTCAGTGGGAAAAATCTGATAACCCTTTATCTTGCTCTGCGCATCCACTACCTCCCTCTTGCTCACAGAGAAAACCTTGATTGAGAGAACAACTTGTAAGGTAAgtgaattttcttttccttttttctttgttcatggATTATTCCGAAATTGCTAGAAGTTTGCTATGTATTTTGGGTTGAATCTGGGTTTATTCAGAATGGGTATTTTCtgtgtgtgtttggtttgggattttggggttttgggtttgcttTGGCCGTGTTGGTATGCTTGTGAATTGAATTGATGTAGGCTAGTGTGTAATTAGTGCAAGGACACAATAAAACcattatttttcatgaaaattgtgttcctaactttttttttgaacgAGTAAGAGAGTttgattccccccccccccccactttgGTAGTTTTTACCTCAAATTGGTGTTGTATTCTCATATagtatacttctttttttctttttttgaagggTTTCTTTTCGTTAAATTGTTATGCCAATCCTATGTATCTTGTttcaattattgttattttgtacacccattttattttattaatctttGCTGGATTTCCTTGAACTTcttataggatttttttttcttagaatgttatgggttttgtttttaattgatttctCTTGACACCAGCGACAGAGTAGCTACCCaaacttgtaattatatttCAATAAGCCCTAGATAAAATTCTGGTTAGTGTAAGTGTATTCATGGAGcatatacaaaaaaattctGGTTAGTGTAAGTGTATTCATGGAGCATATACAAAAACATGGAGcatatacaaaaaaattctGGTTAGTGTAAGTGTATTCATGGatcatatacaaaaaaattcaggttAGTGTTAAGtgtatcttaaaaaaaagttaattaaaattcCAGGGCTGCCTGACAACTCTGTGGTCTACGCATTTTTTCGCAATAAGAACTGAACCCAGAATTTGCCTCTCCTGCACAATTGCATTATATAATTGGGAAATTACTTTCCCTAACACCTCCTTCAATatatttgctaaaattttagctaaTATCCTGTACACACATCCTACACTTATAGGTCTGAAAACGTTGAGATCTGAGGCCCCTCCCTTCTTAGGAATAAGAGACACAAAAGTCACATTCAAGCACTTTTTTGAATACACCACAGTCATGAAAAGGCTGCAAATTGGCTAATACCTCCACTCTAACCACCACCCAACAGTGATTGAAGAAAGCAATTGTAaaaccatgaagacccagagcTTTATCCCCACACGATGCCTGAACCACTTCCCCCTGGATTGCATCTTGAGTAACCTAGTTGCTCTCCATATTTGTTATATTTGCAATAAAAGTACGGCAATGATGAGAATCAGGAACCAGGGGAAAAGCTTGTTTTTTTATCACCTTCTTTTAGCCACAATAagaataatgatttttttttctccaagaGATCTCCTCCAATACATTGTTTTTTCCAAGGTTGCCTTCACCTCCACCATTTTTTATCTATCTTCCTTAGACAAATATCCACTGTTCCTTTTCTCCTCCATCAACCTAAGATCATTTAGTAGGTTTTTCTTCCTAATCCCCATATTTCCAATTACTTTATTGTTCCATGACTTGTGATAGATTTCTCTATGaagttatataaaataatggttctTTTTAATTTCCATGGGATGTTCAAATGcatgctcaatttttttttgatgtttcTCTGGCTATCTTGATGTATATGGATGGGACCACTTGAATTTTTCTTCTATGAACAGAGGTTTTGCTGGATTTGTGTGGgaattattgtgtttttttttctaagggGTTGAGTTTTAACAATCTGGGTTGTTTTCTGGTTTTAGTGTGATCTGTTCTTGTCAGTTGTTGAATGTTTGTATCCTGTTTATggcaagttcttttttttttttattatcaggcGTTTGTTGTATACAATAATTTTGATTCATAATAGGAACAAAAAATGTCAGAGAAAGGGGAAAGTGAGAAGACGAGTATTTTGACTCATAATCAATGCATTCTAGGTGAAAATGTATATTCTATATAAAGGACAAATCAACCTAAGACCACAATCAGGTTATCCAAATTACTTTTTTGGGGTTTAATTATGACTAGGCAAACTTGTTTTGCTGTCGAATGTCCCAAGTATGACTGAACTCTTCTAGGCATCGCACTTAGGATTTCCTTGGCATCACACGTCCAAAGTTTCATAACATGGGTCAATATTTAGAAAACTTGTTCTTCTTCGCTATAGAATAGAAAGCATTACATCCATATAACGAGATGACTAATACCCATAGAAAGCATTATATCCATAAAAAGCATTACATccatataaaaatttagaaaacgtGCACTTTACAGTTTATTAATCTGCTTGCATCTTAGTTTATTAATTCTAATCTGGTTCGGTTGCAGTTAATTGCTACTACTACTCTTTTTCTTGCTTCAAAACTttaccttaaaaataaaatcctaactCTAAAAAGCTCTGTCTTCATATTGGCCTCTTTTGGTTCAGTCTTTCATCTTTTACTAAATTCTCATTGTACAAATTGGCTTTAGCTACTCTAACTCATACCTAGTTCCATAAGCATATTGTGTGTTCATTTCTCAAACTAACTGCTTATCATTCTTGTGCAGTATGGCTGCTGCAAATGCTGGGCGGATTGACTATACAGAGCCTGGACCCATTGACAGGTCGGTGTTGTCAAAGCAGCTCAAGCATCGGTCTGAAGCTATTTGGAATGGGCAGGTAAAACACAATACTAAAGATTTAACTAATGTACATGCATTTGATTCATACAATGTACATGCATTTGTTGTTATATATTAATCCATGGTTCTATTCTGTGCAGGATCCAGGATTCGTTACTTGCCGTAGCTGTAGTTCAGAGTTCTCCAATCGAGAACCAATGGTGGACAATCGAGTCAGGAACATCATCAAGGCAGTTGGTTTGCAGGGACTCCTTTGGGTCCCGGGTAGAGAGATTGACCATGGTCTGATAACGGCCTTAGTGGAGCGATGGCGGCTCGAGACTCACACCTTCCACATGCCACATGGTGAGATCACCATCACATTGCAGGATGTGGAGGTTCTTCTCGAGCTTCCTGTTGATGGTGACGCTATAATAGGGAGCACGCAGAAAACTTGGGTGGATGTGTGTCGGGACTTCCTTGGCTTTCAACCTATAAATCAAGACAACCATAAGCAACTTACTGGCCAGAGGATTCTCATCAACCGGCTTTTGAAGCAAGTTGCTAATCCATTGCCACCTAATGCTGAAGAGGACCAGCTGCATAAGTACGCacgatgctacatcctagcGCTACTGGGGGACACAATATTCATGGACAAATTCGGCGATAGGGTGCATCTAATGTGGGTGCAGCAGTTGGAAGACCTTCGTAACCCACGAAGGTACAGTTGGGGAagtgcttgccttgcatggttgtaccAAAAGCTATGCAGGGCAAGCGAGGACACCAGTCAAATTGGTGGTTGCTTACTGTTGctccagtattgggcatgggccagGTTCCCCTATTTGTGTCCGGCAGTTGAGCGTGGCTTGCCAGTGGATGCTTATCGTCCTCCAGTGCTTGGTCCACTGTCCCTGAAGTAAGTCTTTACCTCATGCACGTCATATACATTATGTGATCATTACCTAAGCCCACAATCAtgtaacttgattttatttatttattttaaaggcttctaGCAATTTTTTATGTCAACATTGCGTAAATTTCAAATAGAGGTTCAATATATATGATTACGTTAATATACTCTAATTTTGTGATTGTCATGTGGCTTGTATgtgctttgttttttataagGACTGTTTCTTATTCTAGtgatattattaattaagtaaatatcTATAAGATTATCTCAGTAGTTATATGTGATTACATTATAGTTTTAACATTAGAATTATCTCAGTacgaaagttgtagatattgaTCTATTGTTCTTGATTGTAGGTGGTTATGggtcccaaacaagaaaaatagatcCGCCCACATCTTTAGGGACAGGAATCGCGAGCAAATAGCTTCAATGTTGCTAGGCCAGGTATGAAAATgcattgttttacatgtttaaGAACAATATATAGGTTTGGTGAGCTTTGAAATATAAACATTGTTGTCTAATGTGTTGTGTACTTGTTTTTTTGCTGTTGTAGGTGGTGTGGTAGCCATATGAAGCTGAGTTAGAGGACCTTCCGTCGTGGTGCGTTGTAGGGAGGGCCGTGTGGACGGCAACGGTGCCGCTTGTATGTTTCCACCTAGTAGAAAAACATACCCCAGATCATGTCGTTCGTCAATTTGGGATGATCCAAGAAATTCCCCGCAATGTTGACACTGACACAGTGCTTCATGGCATTGATTTGAGAGGGAAGGTCGGTGTTGATTGGACGCGAAAACATGCTGTGCATATCGATAAGTGGGGTAATCGCCTTCAACGACGTTGTGAAGCAGTGCTTGGTGATATGCCTCCACAGCACGAATACCACGACTGGTTCAAAAGGATAACTCGGAGGTTCATAGATAGGCCCGGTGCTATAGTGACTCTACTGGTAACTTCTTAATGTCTTCTACATCTTACCGTACTGAAATAGCATGAAACCACTGTTTAGATAACATGATATATGTTACTACATTTTCTGCTTAGCACTTGGTCTCCCtataatttgcaattattaCTAGCAAAACCAATTCTGaaccaacatttattttattatcgatTGGTAttgttgatttggtatttcattACTAATATGTGTGGTTTTTCCATGTGCAGATTGAAGTATACGTACGTTTGTTGAGGCGTCACCCAGTGGGCACGGAGGACCATAAGGACATTACTGAGGTCCTGACGGCAGTGCATGAAATTGAACGTGTACAACCTCCTATCCTTGAGGCCCCGAATGAGGAGGCACCTACTCCTGCGGACCCAAGCACTACTGAGGGCCCAAGCACAAGCACAACCCCGACTGGATGTCGCCCTCGTCCGCCTGTTACTAGCCCTCAGGTTGTCCCTACCCTCGATCCTTCTCCATCCaccccacatccatcccctagcccTACCATCCCTTCATCCAACCCACATCCATCCCCTACCCCCAccatcccttcacccaccccacaTCTATCTCCTCGCCCCACCATCCTGACACCCACCCCACATCCTTGTCCTGGGTCTAACATTCGTCCACCCACTCCACGGTCATTTCCTCAGCTGTTACCCATTCCATCCTTTGACCTGGGTATTGATCCAACTTCACCTGACATGCAGCAGGAGCCACCCTCCCACAGTACATCTACTGGCCCTTCTTCAGCCATCGACCTACGCCATGTTCAGGCTGAGCAGATTGTTGGGTTACCTGCAGTGGCAGAAGGTCGGCCGAAACGCATATCAAAGGCACCTCCTTGTGGGACAGGGGGGCACAAACATGGACACAATGCTAGGCCCGAGGCATCTGACGAAGGACATGCAAGACCTCTTCCTCATTATACGAGACGACATAAGATTCAAAAAAGGTAACTCAAAGCTTAATGTGAAACAACACACTTTATAACCAGCGGTATTCCTCTTTTAATGTTCAATCTACTGTTGATTACTTcatgatattatttttgttttcaatatgGTTTTAACGTACATTATTGGAACTAGGTGATGGGAACGAGTACAGAGGGGGCCAAAATGACATTGATGCGGGTGTAGAAGATGGTAAGCAATATTAATTTCAAAGGCCTTTGAAACTTTATTTCCaaagaaaatcgagtttcaaaggctcgatttttagtggctttttttttaaaatcgtGGCACTCGAGCCTTTGAAACTTTATTTccaagaaaatcgagtttcaaaggcTCGATTTCCTTTGCAGCCGCTTTTTTAAATTCGTCTTGCCACAATTTACGCATATGCCACCCAAtgtaaatcgagtttcaaagactcgatttacactgggattttgtttttttgtttttttgttttttgttttttttgcagCTACTCTCCTGCAGCAGTAAACCAGAATTAGTTTTCCCTTCCCCTACAGCAGTAAACTAGATCCAGAACACATCACATGGGCAGCGGTAAACAACTAGATACAAGCATATGATACCAATCAAAGGGAGATTACATTAGAAGCAAACAATCGGATTAAAACAGTTACTATTCATTGCTGGCTAGGCAAAAGTTGCACAACGCAACTAATGTAACGAGTACAATGGATAGCAAATAGTTCAATTACAACAACATTCagcaataaacaaaatacaGAAGATAAAAACTAACTGAAATTAACATAGTCTACATTCGGCAACAACAttcaacaataaacaaaataacactTGTAGATAACCACAACATTCAACAACAACATTCAGCACTTGTCCATACAAAAGATAACCACAAGTCCCACGTACATTGCCAAAACTTCAATCGAGTCTCCGCTCGCCTGACAAACATGAAAATACAATCGTTAGTTTCCAAATGCgaagaacaaaaaccaaatgaaatttagagcatattatataaaaacagTGAGGGCACTTGCCTAGTTTGTAGCACTACCACTTGTCGAAGCCCCACGGGAATTGGGACAGCTTCTACGGTTATGCCCCTCTTGATGACTCACTCTACATCGCTGCCTCGGTTGAATTTCCCTCAAGTCCGAATCTTCCCTCTGGCTTCCCCGTTCTCGTCGTACCccatccatttcattccttattcttgAGGCCACAGGACGACCTTTGGCCCACAACAGCTGTGGGTCAGGCACCCACCGTGGTTCGCGAAcgtccctccacaatgactctgactttggcaccacaaaatGATGTGAATATGTGTGAATGGCATTGTTCAAACtgtaacatgggtcaatatagcTGGTCGCATCGAGGTGCAGACCTTGAAGAactttaattgcatgtgaacaagggatcttcAAGTTTTGCCACTTTCCGCAACCACATATTCTATCAAATACGTGCACTTCatgactgtggtttccccctccaccTCTATGGTCGTTGTACGGGGTAAGCACTTGATATACACCAGTTTCATGATTAAAATTCCTCATAGTGTGACCTGCAGTTTTCTGTGCATTTTTGTTATAGATCTCCATTGCATATTCACTCCACACCTTACCTCGAGAGAGATCAGAAGTAATTTTTTATGTCGATCGTggaaatatgcaacaagtttggaccaagtgaactcaacTATTGCCGCAATGGGCAAACCACGGACACCTTTAAGTATCCCATTAAAGCACTCAgagatattggttgtcattgccccgtaacgtcttccaccatcatgtgactgGGTCCATTTGTCTAGATCCTCACTGATTAAATATGTGTATGGCATACAGCATGCAACATGGCAATCAGTAGGGTCTACACCCTTCAGTAAATTAATCTCGGCCTCCTTAATGATTTGCATTATGGAttcaaatttagcttcatgggtcgcatatccagctttcaaggccaatgcctTTAGAATCGGGTCATCAAAGTGtctgttgaagttgctagcaacatgtcaaAGGCAATATCGGTGATATACCTATTCTGTTCCGTCCCTCCCTCTAGGCCACTGTTGAATGGCATTTTTGATACCTTTATGTTGGTCAGAAATAATGCAAATGTCGTTGGCAGGTATAACATGCTCAATCGAAGCCCTGAGACACTCTAAAAACCACCCCCAACTAGCCTTTGACTCCTTGTCCACAACAGTAAAGGCAAGAGGAAAAACCTTTTGGTTggcatcggttgccattgcaatcatcaaaacCCCTTtgtatttaccatacaaatgagtcccatcaatactgatcactGGCCTGCAATATTGGAATGCAGGAATGCATGGAGCAAATGCTCAATATACATAGCACAGTAACGCAGAATTCTCGTATGGCTTAGGTATGGTGTGATAGTTGTATTGGGTACCCAAAtcctgatccaagtatgccaacaacaactttcgtaacctttggtaagactcctcccaatccccaaatatcttagcaattgccttttgttttgcgtCCCATACTTTATAGTAAGAAAGCTCATGTTTATACTTAGTATGTATGATGTCCCAGAGATCTTGCATATGAGCAGTGTGATTTTGTCGCAGTTTTCCCACAATTtctgatgcaacaaaattagaatccattATTTTACCGTCTCTTCGCGGGCCAAAAGGTATACAAGTGTGTGGACCCACATAAGACGTGACCATCCATAGACCATTAAGTTTAACCTTCATGAATGccccaacgtaccacttgcaaTTATCGTCAATGCATGCAGCGCACAATTTACTTTTGGTTGACCTccggattataaaatttctattatcattTGCTGCATATATTATTAATGCACGCTTCACCgcctctttatttgcaaaagtcaaccctttatgaaaatgcatcccatcttcccaagtagaaacaaatggtatctgaagacgtgaaggatcaaccatattttcccaagtatttgcgtAAAATGAGTCGGCAGGACGTCTGTAGGCAGTGGTCGCATTTGTATCATACTGGATGCTAATATCATCGTCtgcatcaccttcatcatggtactccatattttcctcttcaaaattgggAACGACTTCATGGTTATCCATATCGTTCTCAAAGTCGCCTCGCTCACTCCTCTCTTCGTATTCATCCACGTCATCAATATTTTCACCATTATTCGCGGCATGATCTTTTCCTCCTCTAAATGTGTCTCTTGAGAATGGAGGGGTTCACCAATATTGGCAACATGATCTTGAAATGGGAGCGTATAACCTCCCATTGTAGTACATCCATCATCTAGGGCTGTAAATTGTAAAGCCGTAGTTGTTTATTGCACCACCTCAGTATCAACTTCTACAAGCGGCTCTGAACTTACGTACAACTCAGCAGCATTTACTTGGGGCATTTTTTGGATCCTATTAAACatcatctttacatgtttgtcttctttgatcGCCATATACCCGTAATTTATCCGTTCATGAAGGACTTCTTGTGGGTAACGATAAATAATCTTGATGTCATACCAAGCAGGGTTCAAATTCAATGAGTGcattattttcctcttcaaatcaTCCAACGTCTTCAACTTACGATGTATCATCATGTAGTAGCATTCAATACCCGGCCCTCTAAATGGGAATCCGTCAATCTCTCCAAGATTGTCAAGGGGTCCACCATAGTATACATTTATATCAATATTCTTCagagattgtgaacctattagagAGTAAAGTAtaatatgttagtgacatattttatctcttttatttaacatCAATTACAAAACCTTGAATATCtactcaaagtacaaaaattacaacttctcaCCCCACAATTGCATATACTCACCCCACATCACATACAAAAacactcaatcattatcatttcgtactcaaacaaataaaaaaaactaaagacaaaactcacacccattacaaaatttcaactcagttctaacaaaaatataaataaaaatatcaaatcaaACAACAAAAGTCATGAGGATGTGCAAATGAATGAGTGCAATTATGTAACATCATCATTCCAGTGCAAGAAAATTCATGGCATACCCTATTACACtactattaatgaaataacATAGAGAAGGGTTCAtcagacccaaaaaaaaaacattaatgtaAATATGATCATGAGCAATCAAAATTAGACATATCatctaatttcaaaatcaaggcATTAATATACAGTTAAATACACCAGATGTGatatacaaactcaaatttaatacaaattatgGAGAAAATGAAGCAGATAAATTCACCGAAAGCTAGCAAAAAGACTTCCTAGatcatgaataaaaaaaaaaatatatatatatatatatatatatctttctcctcactttctaaaaaaatatatatatatatatttatataaatataaatatatgtatataaaaaatatatatatatatatatataaatatatatgtatataaatatatatatatatatgtatgtaaatatatataaaaatatttatatatatagtggttaatacaaacaaataacaaataatcaTGAAATGTCATGACAAATTCAATAAAAGCAACACTTTTTAAAGCACTTATATACACTAAACAACCAACTAGAGAGTGAGGAGACCCTTACCTGACATGAGGATGTGCAAATATGCTACTAGGATTGTATGAGAGTGAAGAGAGGAGCAATGTCTgtgtgagagttgagagaggagCAATGTTTGCTGAATGTGTATGAGATGGTTTTGCTTTGCTGGACATTCATTGAATATGGGATGGTTTTGCTTTTCTGAAGAAATATGGAGATGGTTAGATTCCTGTACAGttctttttttgaagattcCCGAGAGACCTACAGGAGACCTATTTTCTGAAGACATACAGACATGGAGACCATGCCTTCTTTTTTCTGAAGATTCCCGAGAGACTTATAGC
It encodes:
- the LOC142625224 gene encoding serine/threonine-protein phosphatase 7 long form homolog, whose translation is MADSVEMGRDLAQVKANLVIVPLVALAVGHSYGHHGADPLILGFAVVLCVAHGGGGGGSDGVCGDGGNVMAAANAGRIDYTEPGPIDRSVLSKQLKHRSEAIWNGQDPGFVTCRSCSSEFSNREPMVDNRVRNIIKAVGLQGLLWVPGREIDHGLITALVERWRLETHTFHMPHGEITITLQDVEVLLELPVDGDAIIGSTQKTWVDVCRDFLGFQPINQDNHKQLTGQRILINRLLKQVANPLPPNAEEDQLHKYARCYILALLGDTIFMDKFGDRVHLMWVQQLEDLRNPRRYSWGSACLAWLYQKLCRASEDTSQIGGCLLLLQYWAWARFPYLCPAVERGLPVDAYRPPVLGPLSLKWLWVPNKKNRSAHIFRDRNREQIASMLLGQVVW
- the LOC142624419 gene encoding uncharacterized protein LOC142624419 — translated: MPPQHEYHDWFKRITRRFIDRPGAIVTLLIEVYVRLLRRHPVGTEDHKDITEVLTAVHEIERVQPPILEAPNEEAPTPADPSTTEGPSTSTTPTGCRPRPPVTSPQVVPTLDPSPSTPHPSPSPTIPSSNPHPSPTPTIPSPTPHLSPRPTILTPTPHPCPGSNIRPPTPRSFPQLLPIPSFDLGIDPTSPDMQQEPPSHSTSTGPSSAIDLRHVQAEQIVGLPAVAEGRPKRISKAPPCGTGGHKHGHNARPEASDEGHARPLPHYTRRHKIQKR